Within Stella humosa, the genomic segment CCGCCGCCCGGCTCCCACCAGGGCAAGCCCATGCCGACCGCGTTCGAGCCCGGCACGCGGATGTCCTCGATGAAATGGCGGCCGGTGAGGCGGGCCGCCGGGTGGAAGCCGAAGGTCAGGTGGATGCAGCGGCCGAAATCCCCCTGCCCGCCGCTGGCCCGGCGCAGCGCGCGTTCCAGGCTGGGCCGATCCTCGGCCGCGCCGCCCTCGACCGCCTGGATGCGCCCGTCGACGGTGACGGTGATCGGCCGGCGCAGGATGCGGTGGTCCTCGTCGAACAAGGCCTGCAGGACGACCCGCCCGCGCACGCTGTCCTGCACGGGGTAGAAGCTCTGCGTGCCGGGCACGGTATGGAGGCCGGGCGTACGCGCGACGCGCTCGCGCACCAGCTTCGGCTGGTCGAGCGTGCAGGAGAGGTCGGTGCCAAGCGGGCAGGTGACGCGCAGCGTCTCGCCCGCCGCCGCCGTGGCGAAGGCCGCGAAGGCGAGGTTGAAATCCATCAGGGCCGCGAAATCCACGCAGCCATAGAGCCGCTCGAAGCTGTCGGCGCCGGCGGTCGCGAGCAGCAGGTAGCGACAGCGGTTGCCGGCAATCGCGGCCG encodes:
- a CDS encoding M29 family metallopeptidase; translated protein: MTPARLLRAADTLVQAQFDVAPGESVLITGDTATEPALLDAIAGAVVRAGARPLVALAPQLPFQGGLSDPYVSDSLKAAAVASDVWFDLCFPYHAGSAATSAAIAGNRCRYLLLATAGADSFERLYGCVDFAALMDFNLAFAAFATAAAGETLRVTCPLGTDLSCTLDQPKLVRERVARTPGLHTVPGTQSFYPVQDSVRGRVVLQALFDEDHRILRRPITVTVDGRIQAVEGGAAEDRPSLERALRRASGGQGDFGRCIHLTFGFHPAARLTGRHFIEDIRVPGSNAVGMGLPWWEPGGGENHPDGVALDQSLWIGGRPVAEAGRLTGPPELKALYDAMVRRLD